The Prevotella sp. E9-3 genome has a window encoding:
- a CDS encoding glutaminase domain-containing protein, translated as MKVRKLFALAVAVFVSGTMAAQTTEFFVPYKTSDLRLPSVPLLVNDPYFSFWSPFDKLTDGTTRHWTDQEKPIDGLLRVDGKSYRWMGNGQSFLLDPIAPMSDAGDSWTGRVNYTTQSNENWTARTFNDSSWKQEKAAWGTPGEYPNVNNSWTAENSDIYVRRKVTLTADDLQKDLWIQFSHDDIFDLYINGTKIIGTPETWIQGETHQLTTEEKSKLIVGENVIAAHCHNTSGGAYVDFGLFENVYQSSGNVTFATQKSVDVMATSTYYTFTCGPVELDVVFTAPMIITDLDLLSTPINYISYQVRSTDGQEHDVQFYVATTPRLTVNEPAQAVDASIVTEKGVKYAKAGSTAQNILGRAGDLISIDWGYLYLSSKNGEVSVAPTAYTESTFVSTGSLPAYAGEVKGETPCYMTTLSYVHNFGSTSQASSYMMVGYDEIQDIQYFKKNYKGYWARNGKTIFQAFDELSNDYTTIMERCREQDKTIYDDGLAAGNVKYAELLAGSYRQVMAAHKLFQDDGGRLLYFSKENNSNGCVNTVDLTYPSAPLFLLYNTDLQKGMMTSIFEYQRTGKWNKDWAAHDLGTYPHANGQVYGGDMPLEESGNMITLAYMITKIDGNTDWVKPYWSIITRWVNYLVNNGQDPDTQLCTDDFAGHWAHNANLSIKAIMGVAAYAELAKLMGRSDMYTRYMDIAKKMAQIWEIDARDGDHYKLAFDRGGSWSQKYNLVWDKMWGINIFPKQVREREMKFYLTKQNTWGLPLDNREQYTKSDWLIWTASMADDTDTFLKFSDRLWKWVNETTDRVPLCDWYWTDSKHMRGFRARSVIGGHWMKVLMDKYAPKPSAETSWAPQGYKIKTKWAAEVNPQNPLPEYPRPQLVRSDWQNLNGLWDYAITPQTQRSIPTSFEGKILVPFPVESSLSGVGRMLDKNNYLWYQREFTIPEGWAGRNIKLNFGAVDYTARVYVNGTLVGTHTGGFGSFSFDITKYLTEGSNTLTVMAIDNTDEATQPLGKQRFNPGGAGSIWYNQVSGIWQTVWLEPVNAQSISDVVTTSDVDKKQLTVNVKATDTGAQAKVVLKLAGETVAEGSAAAGENITLDVPNAKLWSPANPTLYDLEVSLLSGGQEVDHVKSYAAMRKISKRQLPNGEWRLQLNNRDLFQFGPLDQGYWPDGLYTAPTDEALLYDVQKTKDWGFNMIRKHMKVEPARWYYHCDRLGILVWQDMPALGRSDEGWAPRDWSTKNGSQPTAVVNAFKNQWKEIMEQHLSAPCIVVWTPFNESWGQFKTAEIVDYTRSIDNTRLINPASGGNHYQGVGDFIDLHDYDRPPHIYLYEANRPVVLGEYGGLGRHIEGHRWYEAGATTYVNYSTEKELTDAYISTTEAVISMAKDAKANDDGNAAFCAAVYTQTTDVETEVNGLMTYDREVIKVTEDRVREVNTRLSNIYGDESAIHDQRYSAQQVQPVIYNVSGMQIDSISRGLNIVHNSDGSVSKIYCKK; from the coding sequence ATGAAAGTAAGAAAATTGTTTGCCCTCGCAGTGGCTGTTTTCGTTTCAGGAACGATGGCTGCTCAGACAACAGAATTTTTTGTGCCCTACAAGACAAGCGACTTGCGCTTGCCTTCGGTGCCTCTGCTTGTGAATGACCCGTATTTTTCATTCTGGTCACCCTTTGATAAGCTGACTGATGGTACAACCCGTCACTGGACTGACCAGGAGAAACCTATCGACGGTCTGCTACGCGTAGATGGAAAAAGCTATCGATGGATGGGGAATGGTCAGAGTTTTCTGTTGGACCCTATCGCACCTATGTCTGATGCTGGCGATTCATGGACTGGTAGAGTAAATTATACCACGCAAAGCAACGAGAACTGGACTGCCCGCACTTTCAACGATAGCAGTTGGAAACAAGAAAAGGCCGCTTGGGGTACACCGGGGGAATATCCTAATGTGAACAATTCGTGGACTGCTGAGAATAGTGACATTTATGTTCGTCGTAAGGTGACACTTACTGCCGATGATTTACAGAAAGATCTGTGGATTCAGTTCTCACACGATGATATCTTCGACCTATATATTAATGGAACGAAGATTATCGGAACGCCCGAAACTTGGATTCAGGGTGAAACTCATCAATTGACAACTGAGGAAAAGAGTAAGTTGATTGTTGGCGAAAATGTGATTGCTGCTCACTGTCACAATACCTCGGGTGGCGCTTATGTTGACTTTGGACTGTTCGAGAATGTATATCAGTCGAGCGGAAATGTGACCTTTGCTACTCAGAAGAGTGTTGACGTGATGGCCACTTCTACCTATTATACTTTCACTTGTGGTCCTGTGGAACTTGATGTGGTATTTACTGCACCAATGATTATCACTGATCTCGATTTGCTCTCTACACCTATTAACTATATCTCTTATCAGGTGCGTTCAACCGATGGTCAGGAGCATGATGTACAGTTCTATGTGGCTACTACTCCACGTCTCACCGTCAACGAACCTGCTCAGGCTGTTGATGCCAGCATCGTAACAGAGAAAGGCGTGAAATATGCCAAGGCTGGTTCAACAGCTCAGAATATCTTGGGTAGAGCTGGTGACTTGATTTCAATTGACTGGGGCTATCTCTACCTATCGTCAAAGAATGGTGAGGTGAGCGTTGCACCTACGGCTTATACAGAGTCAACGTTCGTCTCAACAGGTTCACTGCCTGCTTATGCAGGTGAAGTGAAGGGTGAGACTCCCTGCTACATGACAACGCTGTCGTATGTACACAACTTCGGTTCTACCTCTCAGGCTTCAAGCTATATGATGGTGGGGTATGATGAAATTCAGGATATCCAGTATTTCAAGAAAAACTATAAGGGTTATTGGGCTCGCAATGGAAAGACGATCTTCCAGGCTTTCGACGAACTGAGCAATGACTACACTACTATCATGGAGCGTTGCCGTGAGCAGGATAAGACCATCTACGATGACGGTTTGGCTGCTGGTAATGTGAAGTATGCCGAATTGCTTGCTGGTTCTTATCGCCAGGTGATGGCTGCTCACAAACTGTTCCAGGATGATGGTGGCCGACTTCTCTACTTCTCTAAAGAGAACAACTCTAACGGTTGCGTGAATACCGTTGACCTTACTTATCCTTCTGCTCCGCTTTTCCTGCTCTATAATACTGATTTGCAGAAAGGCATGATGACTTCTATCTTTGAATATCAGCGTACCGGTAAGTGGAATAAAGACTGGGCAGCACATGACCTGGGTACATATCCCCATGCCAACGGACAGGTGTATGGCGGTGATATGCCTCTTGAGGAAAGTGGTAATATGATTACCTTGGCATACATGATTACAAAGATTGATGGAAATACAGATTGGGTGAAACCCTATTGGAGCATTATTACCCGTTGGGTGAACTACTTGGTGAATAATGGTCAGGATCCTGACACTCAGCTTTGTACCGATGACTTCGCTGGTCACTGGGCACACAATGCCAACCTCTCAATCAAGGCTATCATGGGCGTGGCTGCTTATGCTGAACTGGCCAAGCTGATGGGGCGCAGTGATATGTACACCCGATATATGGATATTGCCAAAAAGATGGCTCAGATATGGGAAATTGACGCCCGTGATGGTGATCACTACAAACTTGCCTTTGACCGTGGAGGCAGCTGGAGCCAGAAGTATAATCTGGTATGGGACAAGATGTGGGGTATCAACATCTTCCCCAAGCAGGTTCGCGAACGTGAAATGAAGTTCTATCTCACTAAACAGAATACTTGGGGATTGCCACTTGACAACCGTGAGCAATATACTAAGAGCGACTGGCTCATCTGGACAGCTTCAATGGCTGACGATACTGACACATTCCTGAAATTTAGCGACCGCCTGTGGAAGTGGGTGAATGAGACTACCGACCGTGTACCTCTCTGTGACTGGTATTGGACAGACAGCAAGCACATGCGCGGATTCCGTGCACGTTCAGTGATTGGAGGACATTGGATGAAAGTGCTGATGGATAAGTATGCTCCAAAGCCTTCTGCCGAAACAAGTTGGGCTCCTCAGGGTTACAAGATTAAGACTAAGTGGGCTGCTGAGGTGAATCCACAGAACCCACTTCCTGAATATCCCCGTCCGCAATTAGTTCGCAGTGATTGGCAGAACCTGAATGGCTTGTGGGATTATGCAATCACACCTCAGACTCAGCGTAGCATTCCTACTTCGTTTGAAGGAAAGATTTTGGTTCCATTCCCTGTTGAGTCAAGTCTCTCTGGCGTTGGACGTATGCTCGATAAGAACAACTATCTTTGGTACCAGCGCGAGTTTACTATTCCCGAAGGATGGGCTGGCCGTAATATTAAGCTGAACTTTGGTGCTGTTGACTATACTGCCCGTGTTTATGTGAATGGTACACTGGTGGGTACACACACAGGTGGCTTCGGTTCTTTCTCATTCGATATCACCAAATATCTGACAGAAGGAAGCAATACGTTGACTGTGATGGCGATTGACAATACTGATGAGGCTACTCAACCTCTCGGTAAGCAGCGTTTCAATCCCGGAGGTGCCGGCAGCATCTGGTACAATCAGGTGTCTGGTATCTGGCAGACTGTTTGGCTTGAGCCTGTGAATGCTCAGTCTATCAGCGATGTGGTTACTACTTCTGATGTTGACAAGAAACAACTTACTGTCAATGTGAAAGCAACCGATACTGGTGCTCAGGCTAAGGTGGTTTTGAAACTTGCAGGTGAGACCGTTGCTGAAGGCAGCGCTGCTGCTGGCGAGAATATCACACTTGATGTGCCTAACGCTAAACTTTGGAGCCCCGCTAATCCTACACTATATGATTTGGAAGTTAGTCTGTTGAGTGGCGGTCAGGAAGTTGACCATGTGAAGAGCTATGCTGCTATGCGCAAGATCTCTAAGCGGCAGCTGCCTAATGGCGAATGGCGCCTGCAGCTGAACAACCGTGATTTGTTCCAGTTCGGTCCTCTTGATCAGGGATATTGGCCTGACGGACTGTACACCGCTCCTACTGACGAGGCTCTTCTCTACGATGTTCAGAAGACAAAGGATTGGGGCTTCAACATGATTCGTAAGCACATGAAGGTTGAACCGGCACGCTGGTACTACCACTGTGACCGTCTGGGTATCCTCGTATGGCAGGATATGCCCGCACTGGGTCGTAGCGATGAAGGCTGGGCTCCCCGTGACTGGAGCACCAAGAATGGTTCTCAGCCTACTGCTGTGGTGAATGCTTTCAAGAACCAGTGGAAGGAAATTATGGAACAGCACTTGAGCGCTCCCTGTATCGTGGTTTGGACTCCGTTCAACGAGAGCTGGGGACAGTTCAAGACTGCCGAGATCGTTGACTATACACGCAGTATCGACAATACTCGCCTGATTAATCCTGCCAGTGGCGGTAACCACTATCAGGGCGTAGGCGATTTCATTGACCTGCACGATTATGACCGTCCTCCCCACATCTATCTCTACGAAGCTAACCGTCCTGTTGTGTTGGGCGAATATGGTGGTCTTGGCCGTCATATTGAAGGCCACCGCTGGTATGAGGCAGGTGCTACCACTTATGTGAATTATAGCACTGAGAAGGAACTCACCGATGCCTATATCTCTACTACTGAAGCTGTTATCTCTATGGCTAAGGACGCTAAGGCTAATGACGATGGTAACGCAGCCTTCTGTGCTGCTGTTTACACTCAGACAACCGATGTTGAAACTGAGGTGAATGGTCTGATGACATACGACCGTGAGGTGATTAAGGTTACTGAAGATCGTGTTCGTGAGGTGAACACACGTTTGAGCAATATCTATGGCGATGAGTCGGCAATCCATGACCAGCGCTATTCAGCTCAGCAAGTTCAGCCTGTTATCTATAATGTATCTGGTATGCAGATAGATAGTATCTCGCGTGGTTTGAACATCGTTCACAACAGCGATGGTAGCGTCAGCAAGATTTACTGTAAGAAATAA
- a CDS encoding glycoside hydrolase family 125 protein: MTADTTIHVGQSKRPAVEDRLFRSQVIDQQIEKVKQTLSGNPYLAWMFENCFPNTLETTVHYSVIDGDDDTFVYTGDIAAMWLRDSGAQVWPYVQFANDDPELAKVIRGVILRQLKSINLDPYANAFYQDPEKVGEWKSDQTDMKPGVHERKYEIDSECYPIRLAYEYWKVTGDATIFGEQWLKAVDNILSVFREQQHKEGTGSYHFKRNTDRQFDTVGWDGKGHPVKPVGLIASFFRPSDDATVFPFLVPSNFMAVTALRKAAEILTTVNHDANRANQCSSLAAEVEQALKQYAVVNHPKYGKIYAYEVDGFGSALLMDDANVPSLLAMGYLGDVPMNDPIYQNTRRFVWSEDNPAFFRGKAGEGIGGPHVGQDMPWPMSIMMLAFTSQDDAEIKHCIEMLMSTDAGTGFIHESFHKDDAKNYTRPWFAWQNTLFGELILKLIADGKADLLNSCQRKI; this comes from the coding sequence ATGACGGCCGATACAACTATTCATGTGGGACAGTCGAAACGTCCTGCTGTAGAAGACCGTCTGTTCCGTTCGCAGGTCATCGACCAGCAGATCGAGAAAGTGAAACAGACGCTCAGTGGAAATCCATATCTGGCATGGATGTTTGAGAACTGTTTCCCCAACACGCTTGAAACGACAGTTCACTACAGCGTGATTGATGGTGACGATGACACCTTCGTATATACCGGAGATATCGCTGCTATGTGGCTACGTGATTCAGGCGCACAGGTATGGCCTTATGTGCAATTTGCTAATGATGACCCTGAACTGGCTAAGGTTATCCGTGGCGTTATCTTGCGTCAGCTGAAGAGCATCAATCTCGATCCTTATGCAAATGCGTTCTATCAGGATCCTGAGAAAGTGGGAGAGTGGAAAAGCGATCAGACTGATATGAAGCCTGGTGTGCACGAGCGTAAATACGAGATTGACTCTGAGTGTTATCCTATTCGTTTGGCTTATGAATATTGGAAGGTAACCGGCGATGCTACAATCTTTGGTGAGCAGTGGCTGAAGGCTGTTGATAATATTCTTTCTGTGTTCCGTGAACAGCAGCATAAGGAAGGAACGGGCAGTTACCATTTCAAGCGTAATACCGACCGACAGTTTGATACTGTAGGATGGGACGGTAAGGGTCATCCTGTGAAGCCTGTCGGTTTGATTGCCTCTTTCTTCCGTCCCAGCGATGACGCTACGGTGTTCCCATTCCTGGTTCCTTCAAACTTCATGGCAGTGACAGCACTTCGCAAGGCTGCTGAGATTCTCACAACAGTCAATCACGATGCCAATCGTGCTAATCAGTGCTCTTCTTTGGCTGCCGAGGTGGAGCAGGCCTTAAAGCAATATGCTGTAGTGAACCATCCTAAGTATGGAAAAATCTATGCCTATGAGGTTGATGGATTCGGCAGTGCTCTATTGATGGATGATGCCAACGTGCCTTCATTGTTGGCTATGGGTTATCTGGGTGATGTTCCTATGAATGATCCTATCTATCAGAATACTCGTCGTTTCGTGTGGTCTGAAGATAATCCTGCTTTCTTCCGCGGTAAGGCCGGCGAGGGTATTGGCGGTCCTCATGTTGGTCAGGATATGCCTTGGCCTATGAGTATCATGATGCTCGCCTTCACCAGTCAGGATGATGCTGAGATTAAACACTGCATTGAAATGTTGATGAGTACTGATGCTGGTACTGGCTTTATTCATGAGTCGTTCCATAAGGACGACGCAAAGAACTATACACGTCCTTGGTTTGCTTGGCAGAACACACTCTTTGGCGAGCTGATCCTGAAGCTTATTGCTGACGGAAAGGCTGATTTGCTGAACAGCTGCCAGCGCAAGATTTAA